One window of Deltaproteobacteria bacterium genomic DNA carries:
- a CDS encoding SDR family NAD(P)-dependent oxidoreductase, protein MNRVCAKKNAGSRAWNRPPITKKAPGDRPFTDEEIRQTASLIMGKKAEKKVSNLPGSSLKGILAHLKKRPVPSILQTVDPAAAEAIGNQVAQVLRKKEIRVRVVDLEEMTGFPRENARPSCEVMLVEKKGDLLWSGRKSLVPGEGVPTIYITSAFFARAKNSPGLLLQAVLHPVLEWILDLPHILAVLCESAYNDREPGPGGDDVSDLNRFIAEEAARDRDFAYFDRILGTEYEPDEFRLEELNARFGNDVEKRNVVVYRARALGTNYRKLMESLLAETREVISSEEVDEARKILSEGNPEQALTILRRLKQDPSVTGLSRKEVSGLIEVAIRCFALSADPAYEGLRLEKGNIVSEPWAEKKAREFAELLRESVEMIKSGRSRTKTRGEESIDPLGVTGRPRIIHVLPELERPSARFIDGHDRSHWVFERSFVDALMAGKASGKAPKGIPAIMACRFVRDSAFPDEKLKLEQQFTLAVKGALEAYRFFRELPGEVHDEIAAFYAARGSVDRLYQLFISLGEESNVARATHLLRDTISKTHSFNYVRYPDTSLAGKVIVITGGGTGMGRSLALEAATHGANVVITGRRPEPLEETRADMEDLIGHLGLTNRTITVQGDVSDSKYVGEMFDKISREFGRIDILYNNAGVSGPVEFGSVYQEEHFDQYREAVNIHLTGAWLASLEAAKRMENQKEGGXARLPRKAPLHFGTVGKACPRRLPRVAPGRQEYHRTLPQPLRGPHRAHTDRFRGLRQGLPGPRKDRETRRC, encoded by the coding sequence ATGAATAGAGTTTGCGCTAAAAAAAACGCCGGGAGCAGGGCTTGGAACCGGCCTCCCATCACCAAAAAGGCTCCGGGGGACCGGCCGTTTACGGACGAGGAAATCCGCCAGACTGCATCCCTCATCATGGGGAAGAAGGCCGAGAAGAAGGTTTCGAATCTCCCGGGGTCATCCCTGAAAGGTATTCTCGCTCATCTGAAAAAACGGCCCGTCCCCTCGATTCTGCAGACGGTGGACCCCGCTGCCGCGGAAGCCATAGGGAATCAGGTTGCCCAAGTTCTCAGGAAAAAGGAGATCCGCGTGCGTGTCGTCGACCTGGAGGAGATGACAGGCTTTCCCCGGGAAAACGCGCGCCCGAGCTGCGAGGTCATGCTCGTGGAGAAAAAAGGGGACCTTCTCTGGTCGGGAAGAAAAAGCCTCGTTCCCGGTGAGGGCGTCCCCACGATCTACATCACCTCGGCGTTTTTTGCGCGGGCGAAGAATAGCCCCGGCCTGCTTCTCCAGGCAGTCCTCCACCCCGTTCTCGAATGGATCCTCGACCTGCCCCACATTCTCGCCGTCCTCTGCGAGTCTGCCTACAACGACAGAGAGCCTGGCCCGGGGGGAGACGACGTGAGCGACCTGAACCGCTTCATCGCCGAAGAGGCGGCCAGGGACCGTGACTTCGCCTACTTCGACCGGATCCTGGGGACCGAGTACGAACCCGATGAGTTTCGGCTGGAGGAGCTCAACGCGCGGTTCGGCAACGACGTGGAAAAAAGAAACGTGGTGGTCTATCGTGCCCGTGCCCTGGGCACCAACTACCGGAAGCTCATGGAATCCCTCCTCGCCGAAACGCGGGAGGTAATTTCCAGCGAAGAGGTGGACGAAGCACGAAAGATACTCAGCGAGGGGAACCCGGAGCAGGCCCTGACGATTCTGCGGAGGCTGAAACAGGACCCCTCAGTAACGGGCCTGTCCCGAAAAGAGGTGTCAGGCCTGATCGAGGTGGCGATTCGCTGCTTTGCCCTGAGCGCCGACCCCGCATACGAGGGGCTCCGGCTGGAAAAAGGTAACATCGTCTCCGAGCCGTGGGCGGAAAAGAAAGCGAGGGAATTTGCCGAACTCCTCAGGGAGTCGGTGGAGATGATAAAAAGCGGCAGGAGCAGGACGAAGACCAGGGGGGAAGAAAGCATCGACCCCCTCGGCGTGACGGGGAGGCCGAGGATCATACACGTCCTCCCTGAGCTGGAGCGACCTTCGGCGAGGTTCATCGACGGCCACGACCGGTCCCACTGGGTGTTCGAGCGCTCCTTCGTGGATGCTCTCATGGCGGGAAAAGCTTCGGGCAAGGCCCCGAAGGGCATCCCGGCAATCATGGCCTGCCGCTTCGTGCGCGACAGCGCTTTCCCGGATGAAAAGCTGAAGTTGGAGCAGCAGTTCACGCTGGCCGTCAAGGGAGCCCTCGAGGCGTACCGGTTCTTCCGCGAGTTGCCCGGGGAGGTCCATGACGAGATCGCCGCTTTTTACGCGGCCAGGGGGAGTGTCGACCGCCTCTACCAGCTCTTCATCTCCCTGGGCGAGGAGAGCAATGTCGCACGGGCCACTCACCTGCTCCGTGACACCATATCGAAGACCCACTCCTTCAACTACGTCCGCTACCCCGACACCTCCCTGGCCGGCAAGGTGATCGTCATCACCGGGGGTGGGACAGGTATGGGCAGATCCCTTGCCCTCGAGGCGGCAACACACGGGGCAAACGTGGTGATCACGGGAAGGCGCCCCGAACCCCTGGAGGAGACCCGGGCCGACATGGAGGACCTCATCGGCCACCTGGGCCTCACGAACAGGACTATCACCGTCCAGGGGGATGTGAGCGACTCGAAGTACGTGGGCGAGATGTTCGACAAAATCAGCCGCGAGTTCGGCAGGATAGACATCCTCTACAACAACGCCGGGGTCTCCGGCCCCGTCGAGTTCGGCTCCGTCTACCAGGAGGAGCACTTCGACCAGTACCGTGAGGCGGTGAACATTCACCTAACCGGCGCCTGGCTTGCAAGCCTCGAGGCGGCAAAGAGGATGGAGAACCAGAAGGAAGGGGGNNCTGCACGCCTACCCCGGAAGGCTCCCCTACACTTCGGCACAGTCGGCAAAGCTTGCCCTCGGAGATTACCTCGCGTGGCTCCTGGCAGACAAGAATATCACCGTACTCTCCCTCAACCCCTCCGCGGTCCACACCGAGCGCATACAGATCGGTTCAGGGGTCTTCGACAAGGGCTCCCTGGCCCGCGCAAGGATCGGGAGACACGTCGATGCTGA
- a CDS encoding MBL fold metallo-hydrolase yields MRLTVLGSGTCVPSVERNAPGYLLEIAGKNLLVDCGSGTLRQIERSGRSYKDIDCVFISHTHPDHVADLLPLLHALVSTPQFTRKKELLIVGPKGMEYYYNHCVSPVVRDPDEFMLAVREIEEPIDFDGFRVDSAKTVHSFNSVAYRFSSEGKSVVITGDCDLDEGIVTLCRGADLLVVDCSFPDALKVPGHLTPRECGMVARQAGVKRVILSHIYPTHYPDDVRVLECRAVYGGEVELAFDLMEVDI; encoded by the coding sequence ATGAGACTCACTGTGCTTGGCAGCGGCACCTGTGTCCCCTCGGTGGAGAGAAACGCACCGGGGTACCTCCTTGAAATAGCCGGGAAAAATCTTCTCGTCGACTGCGGAAGCGGCACCCTGCGGCAGATAGAGCGCTCGGGGAGGAGCTACAAAGACATAGACTGCGTGTTCATCTCCCACACCCACCCGGACCACGTTGCGGATCTTTTGCCCCTCCTCCACGCACTCGTCTCAACGCCGCAATTTACAAGGAAAAAGGAGCTCCTGATCGTGGGGCCGAAAGGGATGGAATACTACTACAACCACTGCGTCAGCCCCGTTGTTCGCGATCCGGACGAGTTTATGTTGGCGGTCCGGGAAATCGAGGAACCCATCGACTTCGATGGTTTCCGCGTGGACAGTGCAAAAACGGTTCACTCCTTCAACAGCGTCGCCTACCGGTTCAGTAGCGAGGGGAAATCCGTCGTCATCACGGGGGACTGCGACCTCGATGAGGGTATCGTCACCCTCTGCCGGGGGGCGGACCTGCTCGTTGTCGACTGTTCCTTTCCCGATGCCCTGAAAGTACCCGGCCATCTCACGCCGAGAGAGTGCGGCATGGTGGCCCGGCAGGCGGGGGTGAAAAGAGTAATCCTCTCGCACATCTACCCGACACATTATCCCGACGACGTGAGAGTCCTGGAGTGCAGGGCCGTCTATGGGGGAGAAGTGGAGCTGGCCTTCGACCTGATGGAGGTCGATATCTGA
- a CDS encoding NTP transferase domain-containing protein, whose translation MGVTPEFLVIPAAGHGLRMKDLRPGLPKEMLPVGEKPAIQHAVLEGVSAGIGQIVIVINRRKEIIRRYFEERRFRESAYPLAAGEMDEILRACSIHFSYQENATGEWDAISLSREFVGNGSLAILFPDNVYFPPGGALILLKEIFERYGIDVTALVAVPEAWVKGLGNSGRVDILPLAGGVFRIERFYPKARGTFITRHPGELRSCGISIYGPHLFDYIERARGSLKEGEEFTDVSVRSLILQEREMLGCRLPGTLFDIGNPAGYRHCLSYIGEDRS comes from the coding sequence ATGGGGGTGACGCCGGAGTTTCTCGTAATTCCGGCGGCCGGGCACGGCCTGCGGATGAAAGACCTTCGTCCGGGATTGCCGAAGGAGATGCTTCCCGTGGGGGAGAAGCCGGCCATTCAGCACGCGGTCCTCGAGGGCGTTTCAGCAGGCATCGGGCAGATCGTCATTGTCATCAACCGCCGGAAGGAGATCATAAGGAGATACTTCGAGGAGAGAAGGTTCAGGGAATCGGCCTACCCTCTCGCTGCAGGCGAGATGGATGAGATTTTGAGAGCCTGTTCCATTCACTTCTCCTATCAGGAGAACGCGACGGGCGAGTGGGATGCCATCTCGCTCTCCAGGGAATTTGTGGGAAACGGCTCCCTGGCAATTCTCTTTCCCGACAACGTGTATTTTCCTCCGGGGGGCGCGTTGATCCTTCTCAAAGAGATATTCGAACGGTACGGGATAGACGTTACCGCCCTCGTTGCTGTCCCCGAAGCATGGGTGAAGGGGCTCGGTAACTCGGGGAGGGTGGACATACTTCCCCTGGCCGGGGGTGTTTTCCGCATTGAACGCTTTTACCCCAAGGCCAGAGGCACCTTCATCACCCGCCACCCCGGAGAGCTTCGCAGCTGCGGAATCTCGATCTACGGGCCCCACCTGTTCGATTATATCGAGCGTGCCCGGGGATCGTTGAAGGAGGGTGAGGAATTTACTGATGTGTCCGTCCGCAGCCTCATTTTGCAGGAGAGGGAGATGCTCGGCTGCCGCCTGCCCGGGACTCTGTTCGACATCGGAAATCCCGCAGGCTACCGTCACTGTCTTTCCTATATCGGGGAAGATCGATCGTAA
- a CDS encoding peptidylprolyl isomerase — protein MPKAKNGDAATVHYTGSLDDGTVFDSSKDREPLQFVIGEGTLIPGFEEAVIGMAPGDTKKVTLSADEAYGPHRAELTVQVEKKQFPPDINPQVGQHLQIPQPDGQVVNVRVTGLDDASVTLDANHPLAGEDLTFQIDLLELK, from the coding sequence ATGCCCAAAGCGAAAAATGGAGATGCTGCGACTGTCCATTATACCGGCAGCCTGGATGACGGCACGGTGTTCGATTCATCCAAGGACAGGGAACCACTTCAGTTCGTCATCGGGGAGGGGACGCTTATCCCCGGCTTTGAAGAGGCGGTTATAGGCATGGCGCCCGGAGACACGAAAAAGGTGACGCTGTCTGCCGATGAGGCCTATGGCCCCCACCGCGCGGAGCTGACGGTGCAGGTGGAGAAGAAGCAGTTTCCCCCGGACATAAACCCTCAGGTGGGGCAGCATCTTCAGATCCCGCAGCCAGATGGTCAAGTGGTAAATGTCAGGGTTACCGGGCTGGACGATGCATCGGTTACCCTGGACGCGAACCATCCCCTTGCCGGAGAGGATTTGACGTTTCAGATCGACCTTCTCGAACTCAAATGA
- a CDS encoding hotdog fold thioesterase, whose protein sequence is MENQFNEHKRLMENEIPFNKHLGLKTLELREGYARLSLPFRQEFIGDQRRPAIHGGIIATLIDVCGGAATWTHFKIEDKISTLDIRVDYLRPGPDDDLIAESEVLRVGNRVAAVNTRVYSARDGETVIAEGKAVYNIRRAGEIRE, encoded by the coding sequence ATGGAAAACCAATTTAATGAGCATAAACGGTTAATGGAGAACGAGATCCCCTTCAACAAACACCTGGGGCTGAAAACCCTCGAGCTGAGGGAAGGCTATGCCAGGTTATCTCTCCCCTTCCGGCAGGAATTCATCGGGGACCAACGGCGGCCCGCCATTCACGGGGGGATAATCGCGACTCTCATCGATGTGTGCGGCGGGGCTGCGACCTGGACGCACTTTAAAATCGAGGATAAAATATCGACTCTCGACATCCGCGTCGACTACCTCCGGCCGGGGCCCGACGACGACCTGATCGCTGAATCCGAGGTTCTGCGTGTGGGCAACAGGGTTGCGGCCGTCAACACCAGGGTCTATTCCGCCAGGGACGGTGAGACCGTCATCGCCGAGGGAAAAGCCGTCTACAATATCAGGCGAGCCGGGGAAATCAGGGAATAG
- a CDS encoding redoxin domain-containing protein, whose translation MGQLHTIEQELVKLGCQIIAISPDRPEKLRETLDAKGLGYMLLSDSGIEAARAFGLAWKLGPEILKRYEEFGIDVEEASGRTHHILPVPAVYITAADGSVAFQQVNPDHTVRIDPEVLLVAARKVIQ comes from the coding sequence TTGGGACAATTGCACACGATAGAGCAGGAGCTGGTCAAGCTGGGTTGTCAGATCATCGCAATCAGCCCCGACCGGCCGGAAAAGCTGCGGGAGACACTCGATGCGAAAGGGCTGGGCTATATGCTGCTGTCCGACAGCGGGATCGAGGCGGCGCGAGCCTTCGGGCTGGCATGGAAGCTGGGACCGGAAATCCTAAAGCGCTACGAGGAGTTCGGGATCGACGTGGAGGAAGCCTCGGGCAGGACACACCACATACTGCCCGTCCCGGCGGTGTACATCACAGCGGCTGACGGGAGCGTTGCGTTTCAACAGGTCAACCCCGATCACACCGTGAGGATAGACCCCGAGGTTCTCCTGGTTGCGGCGAGAAAGGTGATACAGTAA
- a CDS encoding MFS transporter, translating into MLLPSMGKALALGYDQMGYIGTGNFVGYLVSVAMAPFLMHRFGGRRTITAGVGLLALCMLFIGRSSGFTPVLILYVITGMGSGLANVPMMVLVSHWFSPAKRGRAAGLMMVGNGIAIIFAGMLVPALNRHLGAEGWRAGWYTLGGLSLVIALIAGLLLRNSPGEKNLVPFGSEVEGNPEKFRGTENSPGKGVLFHLGILYLLFGATYMIYGTFVVTTMVSERGMAEALAGRFWAWVGFFSIFSGPLFGALSDRIGRRGGFMAVFAVQTAAYGLVGVKLGLWALYLSIALYGLSAWSIPTIMAAAVGDYFGAAGAAAAFSIVTFFFAAGQTIGPSLGGIVAKSTGSFGSSYTLAAAITAFAVLLTSFLRKPIQR; encoded by the coding sequence ATGCTCCTTCCTTCCATGGGCAAGGCTCTTGCCCTCGGGTACGACCAGATGGGGTACATCGGCACGGGCAACTTCGTCGGCTATCTCGTTTCCGTTGCCATGGCTCCCTTTCTCATGCACCGGTTTGGAGGCCGGAGGACGATCACGGCCGGCGTTGGCCTTCTCGCCCTCTGCATGCTCTTCATAGGAAGGAGCAGCGGTTTCACCCCGGTACTCATTCTCTACGTGATAACGGGCATGGGAAGCGGCCTTGCAAACGTACCGATGATGGTGCTGGTCTCTCACTGGTTCTCCCCGGCAAAAAGGGGCCGGGCCGCGGGCCTCATGATGGTGGGCAACGGGATAGCGATAATCTTCGCCGGCATGCTCGTGCCCGCCCTCAACCGGCATCTCGGAGCCGAAGGTTGGCGGGCGGGATGGTATACTCTCGGGGGCCTCTCCCTTGTCATCGCGTTGATTGCAGGTCTGCTCCTTCGCAACTCTCCGGGAGAGAAGAACCTCGTCCCTTTTGGATCGGAGGTGGAAGGGAACCCGGAGAAATTCCGCGGTACGGAAAACTCCCCCGGGAAGGGCGTTCTGTTTCATCTCGGCATCCTCTATCTTCTGTTCGGCGCCACCTACATGATATACGGAACCTTCGTCGTCACGACCATGGTAAGCGAGCGCGGTATGGCCGAGGCGCTGGCCGGCCGCTTCTGGGCATGGGTCGGTTTTTTCAGCATATTTTCCGGGCCCCTCTTCGGTGCCCTCTCGGACCGGATAGGGAGGAGGGGGGGGTTTATGGCGGTTTTCGCCGTGCAGACCGCCGCTTACGGGCTGGTAGGCGTCAAGCTCGGGCTGTGGGCCCTCTACCTTTCCATCGCGTTGTACGGCCTATCCGCGTGGAGCATACCGACGATCATGGCCGCTGCCGTGGGCGATTATTTCGGGGCGGCGGGCGCTGCGGCCGCGTTTTCCATCGTCACCTTCTTCTTCGCGGCAGGCCAGACCATAGGGCCGAGCCTGGGCGGTATCGTCGCCAAGAGCACGGGATCTTTCGGCAGCAGCTACACGTTGGCTGCGGCAATCACCGCCTTTGCCGTCCTTCTCACCTCTTTCCTGCGCAAGCCGATTCAGCGGTGA
- a CDS encoding DUF1571 domain-containing protein has product MVKNMALALTFALLCASSARAGGAGDVEKWIVEAEAVLSRTESYTGIFHKQERIGGKLRKKETIFFKFKRPFKIYMKWIERPYRGRELIYVEGRNKNRIKAREGGLLGLFTVNLDPMGSKVMRENRHPITESGLENLVKLIAEQVRRGVASGELTSRDRGEDEVFGRRTRKLEGIFPDDERKGYYCYRTVLDMDMEAKVPIRVLVYDWEDRLIENYGFEDLRLNAGLTEEDFNPDNPEYGF; this is encoded by the coding sequence ATGGTGAAAAATATGGCTCTCGCCCTGACCTTTGCCCTGCTCTGCGCCTCGAGCGCACGGGCAGGAGGGGCAGGGGATGTCGAAAAGTGGATCGTGGAGGCCGAGGCGGTTCTGTCCCGGACAGAGAGCTACACGGGTATTTTCCACAAGCAGGAGCGTATCGGTGGAAAGCTTCGCAAAAAGGAGACGATTTTTTTCAAGTTCAAAAGGCCCTTCAAGATCTACATGAAGTGGATCGAGCGGCCCTACAGGGGGCGTGAGTTGATCTATGTGGAGGGCAGGAACAAAAACAGGATCAAGGCCCGCGAGGGAGGGCTCCTGGGGCTGTTTACCGTAAACCTCGATCCGATGGGATCAAAAGTTATGCGCGAAAACCGCCACCCGATAACGGAGTCCGGCCTCGAGAACCTGGTGAAGCTGATCGCGGAGCAGGTCAGAAGGGGCGTTGCCTCCGGAGAGCTCACGTCACGGGACCGGGGGGAGGACGAGGTCTTCGGACGAAGGACGAGGAAATTGGAGGGGATCTTTCCCGATGATGAGAGGAAGGGCTACTACTGCTACCGAACGGTCCTGGACATGGATATGGAGGCCAAGGTCCCGATCAGGGTCCTGGTCTACGATTGGGAGGACAGGCTCATTGAGAACTACGGGTTCGAGGACCTCAGGCTGAACGCGGGGCTCACCGAGGAGGACTTCAACCCGGACAACCCCGAGTACGGCTTCTGA
- a CDS encoding class I SAM-dependent methyltransferase, with the protein MSSKPALRSKNHLGSPEGKKLFNEWHFTKAASRYDLATRGMSLYRDPAWKGCLVAALPELEEPFCVDIACGTGDVAFLLARKYPRGKIVGLDITEPMLEIARERNPHPSVTFTRQDMNATDFKEESVDIVTGSYALRNAPDIGVAIGEIHRILKPGGVAAFMDFVKSGSPLLQPLQYWLLRAWCGLFGLVLHKNPEIHGYVASSLREYPDRPRLLGLFHDRGFDLTYSRRFFLGLVEIIVIRKRGKGK; encoded by the coding sequence GTGAGTTCCAAACCCGCCCTCAGGAGCAAAAACCACCTGGGCTCGCCGGAGGGTAAAAAGCTGTTCAACGAGTGGCACTTTACCAAAGCCGCCTCCCGGTATGACCTGGCCACGCGGGGGATGTCCCTTTACCGGGACCCGGCGTGGAAGGGCTGCCTGGTCGCCGCACTGCCGGAGCTGGAGGAGCCCTTCTGCGTCGACATCGCCTGCGGGACCGGTGACGTCGCCTTCCTGCTCGCCCGGAAATACCCGCGGGGGAAAATCGTGGGGCTGGACATCACGGAGCCGATGCTGGAAATCGCCCGTGAACGCAACCCCCACCCCAGCGTCACCTTCACCAGGCAGGACATGAATGCCACCGATTTCAAGGAGGAGAGCGTCGATATCGTCACGGGGAGCTATGCCCTCCGCAACGCGCCCGACATAGGCGTTGCAATAGGGGAAATACACCGAATACTGAAGCCCGGCGGTGTGGCCGCATTCATGGACTTTGTCAAATCCGGCTCGCCTCTCCTCCAGCCACTTCAGTACTGGCTGCTGAGGGCCTGGTGCGGCCTCTTCGGCCTGGTTCTGCACAAAAACCCCGAAATCCACGGCTACGTGGCATCGAGCCTCAGGGAGTATCCGGACCGCCCGCGCCTTCTCGGCCTGTTCCACGACAGGGGGTTCGATCTCACCTATTCCCGGAGGTTCTTCCTGGGCCTCGTGGAGATCATCGTCATCCGGAAACGGGGAAAAGGGAAATAA
- a CDS encoding peptidase U32, which produces MRLSVATNFDPRLIEELKGYPVAELYGKLREDPVGGGRAPYQLSPVGRKRLADHVGQSRRAGLEFNYLLNASCLGNREMTRRGQREIEKLLDWICKIGVSTVTVSSPYLLTLIKGRYPALKVRISVFGGVDRVQKAHMWQELGADSIVLDSILVNRELKTLEMIRKSVSCDLELLVNNNCLSGCALSPTHMNALSHSGQCWHDNRGFFIDWCFLKCTEMKLKDPVNYIRSEWIRPEDLHVYEGLGFGLFKITERGIPTEALVNRVRAYAERRYEGNLLDLIQPFGFKNGRGENRYFRRGPGWFLRFFLRPGLVNPARLILLKHLADLCSMTGPVPERPPVYIDNRALDGFMERFQEKGCLDADCQECRWCHDFAAKAVRIDEPHRQQALRAYEKLFRSLGNGDMWRYVSHGRKP; this is translated from the coding sequence ATGCGGCTGAGCGTTGCCACGAATTTCGACCCGCGCCTCATAGAGGAGCTGAAGGGATATCCCGTCGCGGAGTTGTACGGAAAGTTGCGGGAAGACCCCGTCGGGGGTGGGCGGGCACCCTACCAGCTGTCCCCGGTGGGCAGGAAGCGGCTGGCCGACCACGTGGGGCAGTCCCGCCGGGCAGGATTGGAGTTCAATTACCTCCTCAACGCCTCCTGCCTGGGCAACCGCGAGATGACGCGCAGGGGCCAGAGGGAGATCGAAAAGCTGCTGGACTGGATCTGCAAGATCGGCGTCTCAACGGTTACGGTCTCCTCACCCTACCTGCTCACCCTCATCAAAGGTCGCTACCCCGCTTTGAAAGTCCGTATATCGGTTTTCGGCGGTGTCGACAGGGTGCAGAAAGCCCACATGTGGCAGGAGCTCGGGGCCGACTCCATCGTCCTGGACAGCATACTGGTGAACCGGGAGCTCAAAACGCTCGAGATGATCAGAAAGAGCGTATCCTGCGATCTCGAGCTGCTCGTCAACAACAACTGCCTGTCCGGTTGCGCCCTCTCGCCGACGCACATGAACGCCCTGTCCCACAGCGGGCAGTGCTGGCACGACAACAGGGGATTTTTCATCGACTGGTGCTTTTTAAAGTGTACCGAGATGAAGCTCAAAGACCCGGTCAACTACATACGGTCCGAGTGGATACGCCCCGAAGACCTGCACGTTTACGAGGGGCTGGGTTTCGGGCTCTTCAAGATAACCGAGCGCGGCATCCCCACTGAAGCCCTCGTGAACCGTGTCAGGGCCTACGCCGAGAGGCGCTACGAGGGAAACCTGCTCGACCTCATCCAGCCTTTCGGATTCAAGAACGGGAGAGGCGAAAACCGTTACTTCCGCCGGGGGCCCGGCTGGTTCCTCCGCTTCTTTTTGCGGCCGGGGCTCGTGAACCCCGCCCGGCTGATCCTGCTCAAGCACCTGGCGGACTTGTGCTCCATGACAGGCCCGGTCCCGGAACGCCCACCGGTTTACATCGACAACCGGGCACTCGACGGCTTCATGGAGCGGTTCCAGGAGAAGGGATGCCTGGACGCAGATTGCCAGGAGTGCCGGTGGTGCCACGACTTTGCGGCGAAAGCCGTCCGCATCGACGAGCCCCACCGCCAGCAGGCGCTCCGGGCGTACGAAAAGCTCTTCCGTTCACTCGGCAACGGGGACATGTGGCGCTACGTGAGCCACGGGAGGAAGCCGTGA
- a CDS encoding type III polyketide synthase yields MPVWLHHIETIVPETVYTQEYAAERMQLFFEDARTRRLIRAIYRKSGIEKRHSVVTNFVDGGPGSFFEAGSGGKTIEPTTGRRNEIFARESQTLSVELARAAIANCPGTGPEKITHVVTVSCTGFHNPGLDYHIVSALGLRSSTQRYHLGFMGCYAAITGLRMAAQFCIADPEAMVLVVCLELCTLHLQLNGSEDSLMANSLFGDGAAAAVVGARPPGGGRHVYEVGDFMSALVPDGRAEMAWTIGNRGFDMTLSSYVPKIIGKNILPLVTSSLARHNLKTGDVTTWAVHPGGKAIIDRVAESLSLSPHQVRASREVLRRYGNMSSATILFVLKEILEHSSDHHRETVCAMAFGPGLTVEMCTLRSGKNEKGRA; encoded by the coding sequence ATGCCGGTGTGGCTGCACCACATTGAGACGATCGTCCCCGAGACGGTGTACACCCAGGAGTATGCCGCGGAGAGAATGCAGCTTTTCTTCGAGGACGCAAGGACCCGCCGACTGATACGGGCCATTTACAGGAAGTCGGGTATAGAAAAGCGCCACAGCGTCGTTACAAATTTCGTCGATGGCGGGCCGGGGAGCTTTTTCGAAGCAGGGTCGGGGGGAAAAACGATCGAGCCAACCACCGGCCGGAGAAACGAGATCTTTGCCCGTGAGTCCCAGACCCTGTCCGTCGAGCTGGCGCGCGCCGCTATCGCCAATTGTCCCGGCACCGGGCCGGAAAAGATAACCCACGTGGTGACCGTCTCCTGCACCGGCTTCCACAACCCGGGGCTCGATTATCACATCGTCAGCGCCCTCGGGCTCCGCTCATCGACCCAACGGTATCACCTGGGTTTCATGGGGTGCTATGCCGCGATAACGGGCCTTCGGATGGCGGCCCAATTCTGCATCGCAGACCCCGAAGCCATGGTCCTGGTCGTGTGCCTCGAGCTCTGCACCCTCCACCTCCAGCTGAACGGTTCGGAAGATTCCCTCATGGCAAACTCTCTCTTCGGCGACGGGGCGGCCGCTGCCGTGGTTGGCGCCCGGCCCCCCGGGGGAGGCCGTCACGTTTACGAGGTAGGCGACTTCATGTCCGCCCTTGTACCGGACGGCAGGGCGGAGATGGCCTGGACCATAGGAAACCGGGGGTTCGACATGACCCTCTCAAGCTACGTTCCCAAAATCATCGGGAAAAATATTCTGCCCCTCGTTACCTCCTCTCTGGCAAGGCACAACCTGAAAACGGGGGACGTAACCACCTGGGCCGTCCATCCGGGGGGCAAAGCCATCATCGACAGAGTAGCGGAGAGCCTCTCCCTGAGCCCCCATCAGGTGAGGGCTTCCCGGGAAGTCCTGCGCCGGTATGGCAACATGAGCAGCGCCACCATCCTGTTCGTGCTGAAGGAGATACTGGAGCACTCGTCCGATCATCACCGGGAAACGGTCTGCGCAATGGCTTTCGGGCCCGGTCTGACCGTGGAGATGTGCACGCTCAGGTCGGGGAAAAACGAAAAAGGGAGGGCCTAG